In a single window of the Caulobacter soli genome:
- a CDS encoding helix-turn-helix domain-containing protein encodes MIQTDSASHPVDIHVGGMIRMRRKLLGVSQDQLATALGLSFQQVQKYERGSNRVSASKLYEIGVFLKVGTGYFFQGLPEADTLEPADGVEATQIFLSSQEGHQMAAIFARVPAGATRRRLVDLIRTVAGVS; translated from the coding sequence ATGATCCAGACCGACTCGGCATCGCATCCTGTCGATATTCATGTCGGCGGCATGATCCGCATGCGGCGCAAGTTGCTGGGTGTCAGCCAGGATCAACTGGCCACGGCCCTGGGTCTGTCCTTCCAGCAGGTTCAGAAATACGAGCGCGGCTCCAACCGGGTCAGCGCCTCCAAGCTTTACGAGATCGGCGTTTTTCTGAAGGTGGGGACGGGCTATTTTTTTCAGGGATTACCGGAGGCGGATACTCTTGAGCCTGCCGACGGCGTCGAGGCGACGCAGATTTTCCTGAGCAGCCAGGAGGGCCATCAAATGGCGGCCATCTTCGCCAGGGTCCCGGCCGGCGCCACGCGTCGTAGACTGGTGGATCTGATCCGGACCGTGGCCGGGGTGTCCTAA
- a CDS encoding arylsulfatase, with translation MSDRARTILPIPDQPYAGTVLYDARDPDAKYAPIQQLRPPAGAPNVLVVLLDDVGFGASSAFGGPVHTPTAERLAGGGLKYTRFHTTAICSPTRAALISGRNHHTVGMGGITEMATAAPGYTSMRPNSCATIAEILRLNGYATAHFGKCHEVPVWETSPAGPFDRWPTGGGFEHFFGFLGGETDQYFPTLKEGTARVEPWGTPEEGYHFTTDMTDRAIAWVRQQKALVQDKPFLMYFATGGTHAPHQVPTEWADKYKGKFDQGWDVLREETLVRQKVLGVVPQDATLTARHAEIPAWDDMPEDMKPVLRRQMENYAGFLEHTDHHVGLLIDALEKMGELDNTLVYYIIGDNGASAEGTLQGTFNEMISLNGMAEIETPEFLMSRLDKLGGPESAPHYAVGWAHAMCTPYQWTKQVASHWGGTRNGTIVHWPKGIKAKGEVRHQFHHVIDVATTILDAAGLPAPTLVNGVAQQPLHGVSMAYSFDDETADDRRKTQYFEIFGNRAIYHNGWSAATKHRTPWQTTGDVGIAFDDDAWELYDGSRDWTQARDLSKENPDKLRELQRLFVIEATRYNVLPLDDRSFERVLPEVSGRPSNVGDRQMLYPGTGALLEQHVVNWRNRSWSITAEVDVPPGGANGVILNLGGSMGGWSLYLKEGRPTFCYNLFGLEETIVRGEATIPPGTHQVQMDFAYDGGGLSKGGAVTLSIDGKPVGDGRVERTEGIGFGYEYTDVGRDCLSPVTTDYGPGGAIFSGKIAWVALEGGGDSHAHLIEPETFLRVAMAKQ, from the coding sequence ATGTCTGACCGCGCACGCACGATCCTGCCTATTCCCGATCAGCCGTATGCCGGCACGGTGCTCTATGACGCCAGGGATCCGGACGCCAAGTACGCGCCGATTCAACAGCTGCGTCCGCCAGCAGGCGCGCCCAACGTGCTGGTCGTGCTGCTGGACGACGTCGGCTTTGGCGCCTCCAGCGCCTTCGGCGGGCCGGTGCACACGCCGACCGCCGAGCGGCTGGCCGGCGGCGGCCTGAAGTACACTCGCTTCCACACGACGGCGATCTGCTCGCCGACGCGCGCGGCTCTGATCAGCGGGCGTAACCACCATACCGTCGGCATGGGCGGGATCACCGAGATGGCGACCGCCGCACCGGGCTATACATCGATGCGGCCCAACAGTTGCGCGACCATCGCCGAAATCCTGCGCCTGAACGGCTATGCCACTGCCCACTTCGGTAAGTGCCACGAGGTGCCGGTGTGGGAAACTAGCCCGGCCGGCCCGTTTGATCGATGGCCCACCGGCGGCGGCTTCGAGCACTTCTTCGGCTTCCTGGGAGGCGAGACCGACCAGTATTTCCCGACGCTCAAGGAGGGGACCGCGCGGGTCGAGCCGTGGGGAACACCGGAGGAAGGCTATCACTTCACGACAGACATGACCGACCGGGCCATCGCCTGGGTGCGTCAGCAAAAGGCCCTGGTCCAGGACAAGCCCTTCTTGATGTACTTCGCCACCGGCGGCACCCACGCGCCTCACCAAGTCCCCACAGAGTGGGCGGACAAATACAAGGGCAAGTTCGACCAAGGCTGGGACGTGCTGCGCGAGGAGACCCTGGTCCGGCAGAAGGTGCTGGGGGTCGTCCCGCAGGACGCGACCCTGACCGCTCGGCACGCCGAGATCCCGGCCTGGGACGACATGCCGGAGGACATGAAACCCGTGCTGCGGCGGCAGATGGAAAACTACGCCGGTTTCCTCGAACACACTGACCATCACGTTGGCCTGCTGATCGACGCCCTGGAGAAGATGGGCGAGTTGGATAACACGCTGGTCTATTACATCATCGGCGACAACGGCGCCTCGGCCGAGGGAACCCTGCAAGGGACCTTCAACGAGATGATCAGCCTGAACGGCATGGCCGAGATCGAGACGCCGGAATTCCTGATGTCGCGCCTGGATAAGTTGGGCGGTCCGGAGTCGGCGCCGCATTATGCGGTCGGCTGGGCGCACGCCATGTGCACGCCCTACCAGTGGACCAAGCAGGTCGCCTCCCATTGGGGCGGCACGCGCAACGGCACGATCGTCCATTGGCCCAAGGGCATCAAGGCCAAGGGTGAGGTGCGTCACCAGTTCCACCACGTCATCGACGTGGCAACGACCATCCTGGATGCGGCCGGGCTGCCGGCCCCAACCCTGGTCAACGGCGTCGCCCAGCAGCCGCTGCACGGGGTCAGCATGGCCTACAGCTTTGACGACGAGACGGCGGACGACCGGCGCAAGACCCAGTATTTCGAGATCTTCGGCAATCGGGCGATCTATCATAACGGCTGGTCGGCGGCGACCAAGCACCGCACCCCCTGGCAGACCACGGGCGATGTCGGCATTGCTTTCGACGACGACGCCTGGGAGCTCTACGACGGGTCCCGCGACTGGACCCAGGCCCGCGACCTGTCGAAGGAAAACCCCGACAAGCTACGCGAGCTGCAACGTCTCTTTGTGATCGAAGCGACCCGCTACAACGTCCTGCCGCTGGACGATCGCTCGTTCGAGCGCGTTTTGCCCGAGGTTAGCGGACGCCCCTCGAACGTCGGGGACCGCCAAATGCTCTACCCGGGTACAGGCGCCTTGCTGGAGCAACATGTCGTCAATTGGCGCAACCGCTCATGGTCGATCACTGCCGAGGTGGACGTTCCTCCTGGCGGCGCCAACGGGGTCATCCTGAATCTCGGCGGAAGCATGGGCGGCTGGTCTCTGTATCTGAAGGAAGGCAGGCCGACCTTCTGTTACAACCTGTTCGGACTAGAAGAGACCATCGTCCGCGGCGAGGCGACGATCCCGCCTGGCACGCACCAGGTGCAGATGGACTTCGCCTATGACGGCGGGGGCTTGAGCAAGGGTGGAGCGGTCACGCTTTCGATCGACGGCAAGCCGGTAGGCGATGGTCGGGTCGAGCGCACGGAAGGCATCGGCTTCGGCTATGAATACACCGACGTCGGCCGCGACTGCCTGTCTCCGGTGACGACTGACTATGGGCCAGGTGGCGCGATCTTCAGCGGCAAGATCGCCTGGGTCGCCCTGGAGGGCGGCGGCGACAGCCACGCCCACCTGATCGAGCCGGAGACGTTTCTTCGCGTGGCGATGGCCAAGCAATAG